The proteins below are encoded in one region of Metabacillus dongyingensis:
- a CDS encoding AraC family transcriptional regulator, with protein MLPIHFLNTRGENKGIPLTLYSIGWEHQVYMNRPVGFPVNQVFLTKKGTGVFRIFGLGELELKAGHVLVLPAGVAHEYFPLTKSPWQLGFIGFEGNSVNPILENIGLKQPKVMTVKSFSSLWSYVEKLWQIAKKNENDAVMNASVSLYSFLLELRKLEETNSESHINSAEHSPHENIRKIVNLLHEHYDEPLEMTSLSSLAGFTPQHFTRIFRKMYGLTPYQYLNKIRFEKAIFLLKEEPEWHVHEIAERLGMETNYFIRAFKKKYGVTPGVYRAK; from the coding sequence ATGCTGCCAATTCATTTTCTTAATACAAGAGGGGAAAACAAAGGAATACCGTTGACTTTGTATTCAATTGGATGGGAGCATCAGGTATACATGAACAGGCCCGTCGGATTTCCCGTGAATCAAGTCTTCTTGACTAAAAAGGGCACGGGGGTATTTCGAATTTTTGGGCTTGGCGAGCTTGAATTAAAGGCGGGGCATGTCCTTGTTTTACCTGCCGGAGTGGCGCATGAGTATTTCCCATTAACCAAGTCGCCCTGGCAATTAGGGTTTATTGGGTTTGAGGGAAATTCGGTAAATCCAATCCTTGAGAATATAGGACTTAAACAGCCGAAAGTGATGACTGTAAAATCATTTTCATCTCTTTGGTCTTATGTTGAAAAGCTGTGGCAAATTGCAAAGAAAAATGAGAATGATGCCGTAATGAATGCATCCGTCAGTCTTTACTCTTTCCTGCTGGAACTGAGAAAGCTGGAAGAAACGAACAGCGAAAGCCATATAAACAGCGCAGAACATTCACCTCACGAAAACATTCGCAAAATCGTAAATCTTCTTCACGAACATTACGACGAACCTCTGGAAATGACAAGCTTATCAAGTCTTGCCGGCTTTACACCACAGCATTTCACAAGAATTTTCCGCAAAATGTACGGTCTGACACCTTATCAATATTTAAATAAAATACGTTTTGAGAAAGCCATTTTTTTGCTGAAAGAAGAACCAGAATGGCATGTTCATGAAATAGCTGAAAGACTGGGGATGGAAACAAACTATTTTATTAGAGCTTTTAAAAAGAAATATGGTGTTACACCAGGTGTCTATAGAGCAAAGTAG
- a CDS encoding ABC transporter substrate-binding protein produces the protein MTISKGMIAMKSRKVSGIVMILFMFCAVIGCTKPVSTEDTDADSKVQLTIWYYNRSIDDELLARVQEQFPHVRLKTQKIDSATYKTKLQTTLIAKNGAPDIVAMNDWVSEFLPYHDEFVNLLDLEGEKIKDQYLDWKWNQALTPDKKHLIALPMDIGPTVLFYREDLFKEAGLPTDPADVSAHLSTWDDYIKAGEQMKAKTGVYMFDTINRVFTQLTSQRKDIFFNKSDQFIGDGPSIKEDWEYGVEIHKKGLSANLENGPEWSAGMNNGKVASFVGASWEKLILQDAAPDTAGKWRVARGPGGGGNNGGSFIGVLKSSKHPKEAYEVIKWLMNPENQLQSYLKMDLFPSTPSIYDQPEMIEEESFFGGQKTVEVFSEAARDVPVAYYGPEHSTARAAFDEQLLLIARQNKDPGKAWKDALEKIKRELSH, from the coding sequence ATGACTATTTCAAAAGGAATGATTGCAATGAAGTCAAGGAAGGTTTCAGGAATCGTCATGATCCTTTTTATGTTTTGCGCTGTGATCGGATGTACAAAGCCTGTAAGTACGGAAGATACAGACGCTGATAGCAAGGTTCAGCTTACAATATGGTATTACAATCGATCGATCGATGATGAACTTTTGGCAAGAGTTCAGGAGCAGTTCCCTCATGTTAGATTGAAAACCCAAAAAATTGACAGTGCCACATACAAAACAAAACTTCAAACTACATTGATTGCAAAAAATGGAGCACCGGATATTGTTGCAATGAACGATTGGGTTTCTGAGTTTTTGCCATATCATGATGAGTTTGTAAATCTATTAGATTTAGAAGGTGAAAAGATAAAAGATCAATATCTGGACTGGAAGTGGAATCAGGCGTTAACACCAGATAAAAAGCATTTAATTGCTCTGCCGATGGACATTGGTCCAACCGTTTTATTCTATAGGGAAGATTTATTTAAAGAAGCTGGGCTTCCAACCGACCCGGCTGATGTATCTGCACACCTTTCAACTTGGGATGATTATATAAAAGCTGGAGAACAAATGAAAGCCAAAACCGGAGTCTACATGTTTGATACGATCAACAGAGTGTTCACCCAGCTCACAAGTCAAAGGAAAGATATATTCTTCAATAAATCTGATCAGTTTATAGGGGATGGGCCATCTATTAAAGAAGATTGGGAATATGGCGTGGAAATCCATAAAAAAGGATTAAGCGCAAACTTAGAAAATGGACCTGAATGGAGCGCCGGCATGAACAATGGAAAAGTGGCTTCATTTGTGGGCGCTTCCTGGGAAAAATTAATTCTTCAGGATGCTGCTCCTGATACCGCAGGAAAGTGGCGGGTTGCAAGGGGTCCAGGCGGCGGCGGGAACAATGGAGGTTCATTTATAGGAGTATTAAAAAGCTCAAAGCATCCTAAAGAGGCATATGAGGTCATCAAGTGGCTGATGAATCCTGAAAATCAGCTTCAATCCTATTTGAAAATGGATTTATTCCCTTCAACACCCAGCATATATGATCAACCGGAAATGATTGAGGAAGAATCGTTTTTTGGAGGCCAAAAAACGGTGGAGGTCTTTAGCGAAGCAGCCCGAGATGTTCCAGTAGCATACTATGGCCCTGAGCATTCTACAGCCAGAGCCGCTTTCGATGAACAATTGTTATTGATAGCAAGACAAAATAAAGATCCCGGCAAAGCATGGAAAGATGCATTAGAAAAAATAAAAAGGGAACTTTCACATTAA
- a CDS encoding carbohydrate ABC transporter permease: MKIEKTEALAHPAVPLPKSGIWHDIYKNKVLYLFISPFYLLFLAFGLFPVIFSLFLSFQSWAGIGEMEFVGLVQFQYLITDPVFWKAIGNTFIIWFLSTIPMLFGALCIAFLLNVPSLRFKGFYRTAFFLTNVTSIVAVTIIFKSIFGNQYGLLNYILTVIGLEPVQWMNSGILVKIVIASMVVWRWAGYNAIIYLAGLQSIPNTLYEAAKIDGANSYQMFFHITIPMLRPIILFTVLMTTIGSMQLFTEPQVLLGDSGGVGESGLTIALYMYQQGFIKHEFGYAAAISWALFLIIALFSLFNWKVVQRTGVKS; the protein is encoded by the coding sequence ATGAAAATTGAAAAAACGGAAGCACTTGCACACCCAGCCGTTCCGTTACCTAAAAGCGGCATCTGGCATGATATTTATAAAAATAAAGTATTGTATCTCTTTATATCGCCATTTTATCTTCTCTTTTTAGCATTTGGTTTGTTTCCTGTAATCTTTTCTTTATTTCTTTCATTTCAAAGCTGGGCCGGAATTGGAGAAATGGAGTTTGTCGGGCTAGTCCAATTCCAGTATTTAATAACGGATCCTGTTTTTTGGAAGGCAATTGGAAATACCTTTATTATTTGGTTTTTATCAACCATTCCCATGCTGTTTGGTGCATTGTGCATTGCGTTTTTGCTGAATGTACCCAGTCTCAGATTCAAAGGATTCTACAGAACCGCTTTTTTCTTAACTAATGTTACGTCTATCGTAGCGGTTACCATTATCTTTAAATCTATATTTGGAAATCAGTATGGACTCCTCAATTATATTTTAACCGTGATCGGTCTTGAGCCTGTTCAATGGATGAACTCTGGCATTCTAGTCAAAATTGTGATTGCTTCCATGGTTGTCTGGCGATGGGCCGGTTATAACGCCATTATCTACCTTGCAGGCCTTCAAAGTATTCCAAATACACTTTACGAAGCTGCAAAAATAGATGGTGCGAATTCATATCAAATGTTTTTTCATATCACGATTCCCATGCTTCGGCCTATTATCCTGTTTACAGTTTTAATGACAACAATAGGATCCATGCAGCTGTTCACTGAACCGCAGGTTTTGCTTGGAGATTCTGGGGGCGTTGGAGAGTCGGGCTTAACAATTGCTTTGTACATGTATCAGCAAGGGTTTATCAAGCATGAGTTTGGATATGCAGCAGCCATTTCATGGGCACTCTTTCTAATCATTGCTCTTTTTTCATTATTCAACTGGAAAGTTGTACAGAGGACTGGCGTGAAATCCTAG
- a CDS encoding carbohydrate ABC transporter permease, whose protein sequence is MKARLNKMILHLILLIGVFISIFPFYWLVVMASNKTGDILAFPPKLTLGDELFANISKVIENVDFFQAFLNTLFVAGASTAGILFFCSLAGFTFAKFVFPGKRILFGGLLVTMMIPSQLSFIPSFLMVAEIGWASTFKALIIPGIASAFGIFWIKQFAEEAIHDSLLDAGRLDGCSPFRLYWHIALPILRPALAFLGIFSFIGSWNDYLWPLVALNDPEKFTLQVALSQLNGIYTTDYGMIMAGTLMATLPLIIFFIFVSRQFISGITAGAIKD, encoded by the coding sequence ATGAAGGCACGGTTAAATAAAATGATCCTGCATCTTATCTTATTAATAGGTGTTTTCATTTCTATCTTTCCTTTTTACTGGCTTGTCGTGATGGCATCAAATAAAACGGGTGACATTCTTGCGTTTCCTCCTAAGCTGACACTTGGCGATGAGCTTTTTGCAAATATCAGTAAGGTCATCGAGAATGTGGACTTCTTTCAGGCTTTTTTAAACACTTTATTTGTGGCTGGAGCTTCAACAGCTGGCATTTTATTCTTTTGTTCACTTGCAGGATTTACGTTCGCAAAGTTCGTGTTTCCCGGAAAAAGAATATTGTTCGGGGGCCTGCTGGTCACAATGATGATTCCTTCGCAGCTTTCATTTATTCCATCTTTTCTTATGGTAGCGGAAATAGGCTGGGCCAGTACGTTTAAAGCGCTGATCATCCCGGGCATCGCCAGTGCTTTTGGGATCTTTTGGATCAAGCAGTTTGCTGAGGAAGCTATCCACGATAGTTTGCTTGATGCGGGAAGACTCGATGGCTGCAGTCCCTTCAGGCTGTATTGGCACATTGCTCTGCCAATTTTGAGACCGGCGCTTGCATTTCTGGGTATTTTCTCTTTTATTGGCAGCTGGAATGACTATTTATGGCCGCTTGTGGCTTTAAATGATCCTGAGAAATTCACGCTGCAAGTTGCTTTATCGCAGTTAAATGGGATATACACAACAGATTACGGGATGATTATGGCAGGTACATTAATGGCCACTCTCCCATTAATCATCTTCTTCATTTTCGTAAGCCGTCAATTTATCTCCGGCATAACAGCTGGTGCCATAAAAGATTAA
- a CDS encoding Gfo/Idh/MocA family protein — translation MTLKIGFIGTGGIAKFHINNLAKIKDVQVSALCDVQVERAQAEAQQWPDAKAYANVNDMLDDRNLDAVYICVPPMVHGEAEKAVIERGIPFLVEKPLGIDHKQPEDILKLVEANKLITSVGYHWRYQEGVQRALSMLTERKAGMALGYWMGGMPMVPWWRLQEGSGGQFVEQTTHIVDLLRYLCGEVKEVYASYGKRVMHEKVKGTTVADVGTVTLTLHNGMVATISNTCMSPVGHKVGLDIYTEQGVLEITGSGLKEVSPGRTFDYHDRKNPYLSEDEAFIQAVQTGDPSSILSDYRDALKTHKVTLAANESAESGKPVSLKELSRI, via the coding sequence ATGACGTTGAAAATTGGATTTATAGGTACAGGCGGTATTGCAAAATTCCATATCAATAATCTTGCCAAGATAAAAGATGTACAAGTATCAGCCTTATGCGATGTTCAAGTGGAAAGAGCGCAGGCCGAAGCACAGCAATGGCCTGATGCAAAGGCATATGCAAATGTAAACGATATGCTTGACGATCGGAATTTAGACGCCGTTTACATATGTGTTCCTCCTATGGTGCATGGTGAAGCAGAAAAAGCTGTTATTGAGAGAGGTATTCCTTTTCTTGTGGAGAAGCCGCTTGGCATTGATCATAAACAGCCGGAAGATATTTTAAAGCTTGTAGAAGCAAATAAATTGATTACATCTGTAGGGTATCATTGGCGCTATCAGGAAGGAGTTCAAAGAGCACTTTCTATGCTCACTGAACGTAAGGCGGGTATGGCTCTAGGCTACTGGATGGGAGGTATGCCTATGGTACCTTGGTGGAGACTTCAGGAAGGTTCAGGAGGGCAATTTGTTGAACAAACAACCCATATCGTTGATTTATTGCGCTACCTTTGCGGAGAGGTGAAAGAGGTTTATGCCTCCTACGGTAAACGTGTGATGCATGAAAAAGTAAAAGGTACTACCGTTGCTGATGTAGGGACAGTTACATTGACTCTCCATAATGGAATGGTTGCAACAATATCCAACACATGCATGTCTCCTGTTGGACATAAGGTTGGCCTTGACATTTATACAGAACAGGGAGTTTTGGAAATTACCGGATCAGGACTGAAAGAGGTTTCTCCAGGCCGTACTTTTGACTATCATGATAGGAAGAACCCTTATCTTTCGGAAGATGAAGCTTTTATTCAGGCTGTACAAACAGGTGATCCATCCAGTATTTTATCAGATTATAGAGATGCTCTAAAAACGCACAAGGTAACATTGGCAGCGAATGAATCGGCTGAATCCGGAAAACCGGTTTCACTTAAGGAGTTGTCAAGAATATGA
- a CDS encoding TIM barrel protein, producing the protein MKFSLCIGAYQGKDAIYHLEKIKEHGFHGLEYYSWWDLDLEKISKEQERIGAGIIATCTRYFNLVDSSRRAEYLAGLKETIEACKILGTQSIITQTGNVQDGVSREVQQQAMIETLKQCAVMCEDADVILEVEPLNGLVDHQGHFLQYSDEAVSIIDKVDSPNVKLVFDVYHQQITEGNVIRNATKYAERISHYHIADNPGRNQPGSGELNYVNILKAIKETGYNGFVGLECGYTKNTDEALEEFSQTILNQVFPSEAGAR; encoded by the coding sequence ATGAAGTTTTCTCTATGTATAGGTGCTTATCAAGGGAAGGATGCTATTTACCATTTAGAGAAAATTAAAGAACATGGTTTTCACGGTTTGGAGTATTACAGCTGGTGGGACCTTGATCTGGAAAAGATCTCAAAAGAACAGGAACGGATTGGTGCAGGCATTATTGCTACTTGCACACGCTATTTTAATTTAGTTGATTCAAGCAGGCGTGCTGAATATTTAGCAGGTTTGAAAGAAACCATTGAAGCATGTAAAATTCTTGGAACTCAATCTATTATTACTCAAACCGGCAATGTTCAGGATGGTGTATCCCGGGAAGTACAGCAGCAGGCAATGATTGAAACATTAAAACAGTGTGCTGTTATGTGTGAGGATGCAGATGTCATTCTTGAAGTTGAACCTTTGAATGGACTTGTTGATCATCAGGGACATTTCCTCCAATATTCAGATGAAGCTGTGTCAATTATTGATAAAGTCGACAGTCCGAATGTTAAATTAGTATTTGATGTGTACCATCAGCAGATTACAGAGGGGAATGTCATTCGAAACGCTACGAAATATGCGGAGCGAATCAGCCATTACCATATTGCTGATAATCCTGGGCGGAATCAGCCTGGTTCTGGAGAACTGAATTATGTCAATATTCTTAAGGCCATTAAAGAAACGGGATACAATGGTTTTGTAGGGTTAGAGTGCGGTTATACGAAAAATACGGATGAAGCTCTAGAAGAATTTTCACAAACCATTCTTAATCAAGTATTTCCATCTGAAGCGGGTGCCAGATAA
- the phnF gene encoding phosphonate metabolism transcriptional regulator PhnF yields the protein MKVQDEAILHLQIAESIIEKIRSGEYRESEKIPSENELCRQFHVNRHVVRQAIARMTNLGWVTPVQGKGCYINRIMKPVQYVLSSQTRFSENMSNQGVPHKSKLLHWEAGLPSEEERTHLQLKKNETVYRLEILRYVDDTPMSVTTTVFPEAEVPGLENYFEGFHSLYGLLETYYQFRPVRSKSIFHASLPFLKDAKVLRIPESVPIVQIESLMNHPGGSPLEYSVARVRSDMHRCLIEF from the coding sequence ATGAAGGTTCAGGATGAGGCGATTTTGCACTTGCAGATTGCGGAGTCGATTATTGAAAAAATACGCAGCGGGGAGTATAGGGAAAGCGAAAAAATCCCTTCTGAAAATGAGCTTTGCCGTCAATTTCATGTGAATCGTCATGTGGTGAGGCAGGCGATTGCGAGAATGACTAATCTTGGGTGGGTGACGCCTGTGCAGGGAAAGGGCTGCTATATTAATCGAATCATGAAACCTGTTCAATATGTTCTGTCCTCTCAAACCAGATTCTCTGAAAATATGTCAAATCAAGGCGTTCCGCATAAAAGCAAGCTTCTTCATTGGGAGGCAGGATTGCCTTCAGAAGAGGAGCGCACCCATTTACAGCTGAAAAAAAATGAAACTGTCTATCGTTTAGAAATCTTGAGATATGTAGATGACACACCAATGTCCGTAACGACGACTGTGTTTCCAGAAGCAGAAGTTCCTGGACTTGAAAACTATTTTGAAGGATTTCATTCTTTGTACGGGCTGCTTGAAACATACTATCAGTTTCGGCCAGTGCGAAGCAAATCCATCTTTCATGCGAGTCTTCCATTTTTGAAAGATGCAAAAGTACTGCGCATTCCTGAAAGCGTGCCAATCGTGCAAATTGAAAGTCTGATGAACCATCCAGGCGGTTCACCGCTTGAATACAGCGTTGCAAGAGTCCGAAGCGACATGCATAGATGTCTGATCGAATTTTAA
- a CDS encoding PhnD/SsuA/transferrin family substrate-binding protein: MKKWFVLMFLFSFAAILSACSADAQSGSGGSDDTLTIAWYPNESGADLKGAREEIGKVVEEATGKKVEHKTTTDYIIAIESIANGNADIAFMGAQGYIEANAKNDKVQPLVVPSGASGTIDDAVYHSWLAVQKEKAESYKDGGEFKIDEIKDKKFSFVSNSSTSGFKVPSDGIVSYFSKMDEYKDLKAEDLLEGGKFFSEVQYGGSHQGSAVNLLTGKSDAAAFCDTCVQNYVELSEGDENTAGSVYKVKEDAAEPFNTVPGKEFTLISVTPVLNAPFTVNTETVSEEDIKSLKETFTSDEMASNENIFVPEDSETSGLFYKTDKERFLEVEDAWFDPIRELSK; the protein is encoded by the coding sequence ATGAAAAAATGGTTTGTTCTTATGTTCCTGTTTAGTTTTGCGGCAATTTTGTCTGCCTGCTCGGCTGACGCACAAAGCGGAAGCGGCGGCAGTGATGATACGCTGACGATTGCCTGGTATCCTAATGAATCCGGGGCTGATTTAAAAGGTGCACGCGAGGAAATCGGTAAAGTGGTTGAAGAAGCAACCGGCAAAAAAGTTGAGCACAAAACGACGACAGATTACATTATTGCAATTGAATCGATTGCAAATGGAAATGCAGATATCGCATTTATGGGAGCGCAAGGCTACATCGAAGCTAATGCTAAAAACGATAAAGTACAGCCGCTGGTTGTTCCAAGCGGTGCATCAGGCACAATCGACGATGCTGTTTATCACAGCTGGCTGGCTGTACAAAAAGAAAAGGCAGAGTCATATAAAGACGGCGGAGAATTCAAGATTGATGAAATCAAAGATAAAAAGTTTTCATTTGTCTCAAACAGCTCTACTTCTGGTTTTAAAGTACCTTCAGACGGCATTGTTTCCTACTTCAGCAAAATGGACGAGTACAAAGATCTTAAAGCAGAAGACCTGCTAGAAGGCGGAAAGTTTTTCAGCGAGGTTCAATATGGCGGTTCCCATCAAGGGTCTGCAGTGAATTTACTGACAGGAAAATCAGATGCAGCAGCTTTTTGTGATACTTGTGTTCAAAACTATGTAGAGCTGTCTGAAGGTGATGAGAATACTGCAGGATCGGTTTACAAAGTCAAAGAGGATGCAGCGGAGCCATTTAATACAGTCCCTGGTAAAGAGTTCACATTGATTTCTGTCACACCGGTATTGAATGCACCATTTACAGTCAATACAGAAACAGTCAGTGAAGAAGATATCAAATCTCTTAAAGAAACCTTTACCTCTGATGAAATGGCAAGCAATGAGAACATTTTCGTTCCGGAAGATTCAGAGACTTCAGGCTTATTCTACAAAACGGACAAAGAAAGGTTCCTTGAAGTAGAAGATGCATGGTTTGATCCGATCCGTGAATTATCTAAATAA
- the phnC gene encoding phosphonate ABC transporter ATP-binding protein yields the protein MKALLQLNGVSKQYGKDTKALSDVTFSVNEGEFVSIIGPSGAGKSTLLRCINRMIDATEGEILFDQTNLNSLGKRDLRKARTKMGMIFQHYNLVNRLSVIENVLHGRLGYKSVLAGMFGVYKEDEKKEALKILQALGLGDQIYKRCDQLSGGQKQRVGIARALIQDPRLLLCDEPIASLDPNASKIIMDHLKTISTSMGITVLVNLHQVDVALAYSDRIIGVSKGKVVYDGPPKNITNEQIHSIYGSEAGELIMDAGGRNAG from the coding sequence ATGAAAGCGTTGCTTCAGTTAAACGGAGTATCTAAGCAGTATGGGAAAGATACGAAGGCGTTATCAGATGTTACCTTCTCTGTAAACGAAGGAGAGTTTGTTTCCATTATCGGTCCATCCGGGGCGGGGAAATCGACGCTCCTTCGCTGCATCAACAGAATGATTGATGCAACAGAAGGAGAAATACTATTTGATCAAACAAATTTGAATTCTTTAGGAAAGCGGGATTTACGAAAAGCGAGAACGAAAATGGGTATGATTTTTCAGCATTATAATCTTGTGAACCGTTTAAGTGTGATTGAAAATGTTTTGCATGGACGACTTGGATATAAATCTGTTTTAGCAGGGATGTTTGGCGTATACAAGGAAGATGAAAAGAAGGAAGCATTAAAAATTCTTCAAGCATTGGGACTTGGCGATCAAATTTATAAGAGATGTGATCAGCTGAGCGGAGGGCAGAAACAGCGTGTCGGCATTGCAAGAGCCTTGATTCAGGATCCGAGACTGCTGCTTTGTGATGAACCGATAGCGTCCCTGGATCCAAATGCATCTAAAATTATTATGGATCATTTGAAAACAATCTCAACATCAATGGGAATTACGGTCCTTGTCAATTTGCATCAGGTAGATGTGGCTTTAGCCTATTCCGATCGCATCATTGGCGTCAGCAAGGGAAAGGTTGTATACGATGGCCCTCCGAAAAATATCACGAATGAACAAATACACAGTATTTATGGCTCAGAAGCGGGAGAATTGATTATGGATGCAGGTGGACGCAATGCAGGGTAA